A window of Malania oleifera isolate guangnan ecotype guangnan chromosome 2, ASM2987363v1, whole genome shotgun sequence genomic DNA:
ATCCACGTCTCTGAGGCAATTAGGAAGAAGGGAGTCAGACAACAAAAGGGGTAAGTTCACCAAGAGGGGATGGATTCACTCTCTCCATTCTTCTCACTctctcattttcatatattaatcaGAGAATTATTAAGTGATCAACTTAGGCATTAGAGAGATCCCCTAAAGGCTATCGGGACTTCCTAAGAGCCTACTTttgattttacaaatcaaaaGTGAGAAAGATACTTTATTAACCTTCAACCTAATCGACATATGAAGAGGAGATCTACTTTCAAATATCaacaattataattattttacttaattgttatacttttaaattttgcaataaaaattttgttggacatgacaattgaaatttagtaaaaatattttaataattgactttattaatttttttgaacTTTATGTATATTTTcatttcaattatatttaaattcatgtgatcgtttaagtttaattttaatctaaaagtgtataaaataaatgatttaattttaaaaaaattatttcttaaaattaaaattttcgaCAATAGGttgtcaaaaaaattaaaaattataaaatttagttttaatttttttacaaataatataaaatcaacaatagaaatagaaaattaataatacaaataaacacatttataaaaatatatagtaaACCTTTGAGATTTCAAGCCTTCACCaaaaaaatgaatatgaaaatgatttCAGTTCATAAAAGAGAAAAGAGTACTAAGGCGttttaatcaaaattaaaatttggaaaaaggaaaaaaacagtTTGACCAGTTGAGATATAATCATACAGTTCCAATCTATATCTCATTAAGAGAAGAAATTTCAAACCATTTTTAAAAAGTCTCCCGTTACCCAAAAAATATGATTGAAGTCTAAATAAAGTCCTAAAGCGTAGTTCGCTTTCTTCCTGGATCCTGCTCTAcagttccctctctctctctctttctcatcccCAAAAGTAGCTACTggtacctctctctctctctccactttcCATCTTGCTCTGATAGTTattgcgctctctctctctcctcctgcCTTGGCAATTAATGCACCACCTCCGTTCTAATTATTATCTtcctttactctctctctctctctctctctctctgtaggtGCGGGTTCTAAGCTCAACTTCCTGATCCTCAACAGCGAAATCGCCCAAGAACAGGGTAATCCTACGCCtgtacgttttttttttttcgaatatTATTTTCTTTGTTGAGCGAAAGATTGATTTCTAAATTAATCTGTTTTCCCCAAGTATTTTCACATAATTTAATGATCTTTTTGGCTGGAGTAAAAATGACTGTATACAGTCAGTTCATGATTGTTCAGTGCATAAAATAATGTGAGATACATATGGTGCCGGTCCTTTGATTCAGTATCTTACTGTCCGTTTGGGTACCGGGAAAAACCGAAGAAAAACGAAAAGAAAGCACTAGTTTAGAATCTCTGTTTCATTTCGTTTTGCTTTGAATATTTGAGACTtggatttcttttatttttgctGCATTTCTCACTAACCATGCGGAGGTTGGTCAGTTCTCGTTTCTTTGTTTCTACTTTTTCTCTCTTTCCGAGAAATCACGTAATATTTGCCAGATCTGTTCGATTTTTCTTTGATACTTTGTTTAACGAAATCATGACCCTACTCGGCCTTTTCTGCTTTACCGTTCTGCTTTTTCATGCCGTTATGTGAAGGGTAGAAATTGGAATTTGGGCAAATAAACATGCTTCTTGTCATGAGAGTGATATTCTCATATTCCGTCTACGTTTTGTTGCCCGTCATTGATGGCTCGGCTAAaaatttggtattttaaatttcTCTTTTTTGTGTTTTTGCAAGACTAAGACTAGGGATGCTAAGACAGTGGTTCTTGACCGCCTCATCTCCTGATGGTGGGTGGGTGGGTGAGCAGAAGGTAAATTTATAATAATCATCTGGACATCCGCATTGCTCCTTTGGTTCCATCCAATTTCAAAATGTTTTTGCACgcatgcagagagagagagagagggagagagagagaggagagaggagagaggattTTCGTTTATCTTTTCAACATTTGTTTACAGTAGTTTTTGAAGATGGTTCTTGTAGGTAAATCAATGTTTGGTTATCTGTTTTCCTGTCTTCTCTAGATTCTATTTGATAAGACTACATAAGAACTCACAGTTTGGCATCCATCACATGAAGGACAAATGATCAAGACATGCCTATTCATTTTTTATTCGTTGATCACATGCAATTTTTTAAATGTACATGTTATTTGAAATGTTGAGTTACTGTACATGCTGCCATTTTTTCTTTATAGAACTTTTGAATCACCCATTTAAATATTTgacatttttttgttttattcagCTGGTTTCATTATTGATTCACTATCCTTCAATGAATCTGCATTTGACTAGGATAAAGCAGACTTATATATTTTATGTTGAGGTGTAAAGTTCCTGTGGTTTGATGCATGAGAATCTTCAGAGTTTCTATGGCCTTTTGCTTGGTTGACCATCTGACCAAATTTAGGAAGCTTGTACAAGATCTCTTCTAGCAAAAGGAGGAGCCTCATATCCCATTTTTTAGTTGGATGTTTTCTTTTTGGAGCTGAGCAAATGGGTGCCTGTTGCTCCACTAGTAGTCGGAGTAGCTGTAGTAGCAGGAGCAATGGGGAGACAATTGCTCCAGCTTGTTTGGGGATTGGATTACATGGGCGCAAAAGAACTAAGAAGACATTCTCCGACCATGTCAATATGTTGCAGCATCTGCCTACCATACCTAACCGGATTTTCACTAATGGAAAGAGCCGAACTTCTTGTATATTCACTCAGCAGGGAAGGAAGGGCATAAACCAGGATGCTATGATTGTGTGGGAAGTAAGTCACGTTCTTTATGTTCAGAATTATATATGGTAATGTTTTTAGAAAAAATTCTTTATTAACCTTTAAATCCATGTAGGATTTCATGTCTGAAGATGTTACATTTTGCGGAGTCTTTGATGGTCATGGTCCTCACGGCCATCTTGTTGCTCGCAAAGTGAGGGATGCCCTGCCATTAAAGCTTCTATCATTTTTGCATTCTTGTGAATCCAAGCAAAATGGATCAGGTACTACTTGtttcaaaaagaatttgaaatctGATGGTGGAAATGTGGAGAATGTTGGCTCTAATGAAGATAGATTGGATTctttatggagagaagctttttTAAAATCATACAAGGCTATGGACAAAGAGCTGAGGTCCCATCCGAACTTGGATTGTTTTTGCAGTGGTAGCACTGCTGTCACTATTGTGAAACAGGTATATAAGGAGGCACCAATCACTCTTTTTAATCTtgcattgtttttatttttattttttaattatttgtttctgCTCATTTTGTGTTTGCAAGGGGTCAAATCTTTTCATGGGAAATATTGGGGATTCTCGAGCAATCCTGGGATCTAAGGACAGCAGTGATTCTATGATGGCAACCCAGTTAACTGTTGATCTAAAGCCGGATTTGCCAAGTATGCATCATTAATCATAAAATTTATGCCTTCTGCTTTTTATATGACCCAACTCTGCTGATCAGTGGTTAACATCCATAGGGGAAGCTGAAAGGATTAAACGCTGTAAAGGTAGGGTTTTTGCATTGCAAGATGAGCCTGAAGTGCCTAGAGTTTGGTTGCCATTTGATGATGCACCTGGATTAGCTATGGCTCGAGCTTTTGGAGATTTTTGTTTGAAAGAGTATGGGGTCATCTCTATACCTGAATTCTCTCACCGCACACTTACCGATAGAGATCAGTTCATTGTTCTTGCTTCAGATGGTGTAAGTTCTTTAATGCTGCTTCTAAAGGgtatttatttccattttattttatttactaaaTTCATGCAAGTAATGCTCAACAATTACTGTCATAACCATTATCTTTTACTGATTATAAATGAAGAACTGTTGGGACGTACAGATAGTTTTAGTGCGCTGTGTTTGATTCTACTATCTGCCAACAAAAGcaccaaaaaaaaataaagtaatgaTAATACTTAATTAGTTACATAATTAAATGAGAGTCACTAGGAAATTTTTTTGGCCAATCAGAAACCAGCAAAGGTAACATTGAATAGAATTATAAATATGTCTGTCTAAATTAAACTTTGTAGTTTATTCATTGCCACTCATGATTTTGACAGACATTTTTGTAGGGCTTATGCCCACCCactaatttttatgattttagaCTATAATTATGGTATGAATTTGAGATATTGGGTTCAAGTAAAAAAGTAAATAAGCAAGACAATTAATAGAGTGAAATGCTTTGCAGTCTGCATTCTTTTTATGTTTGTCAAGCAGCTGCCAATAGTAATTTTTAGCTCAAAATAGTTGTTTGATGCAGCTGAccttcaaaagaagaaaaaacagaAAACCTTGTGTTTTTTAGGGTGAGTAAAGGTGCAGGGTTcaagaaatttatattttattagcATTGATATGTTTATTGTGATTAATGTGATTGTGTTGGAAACATGTCATAATATATTACTTATGAGGTTGTTTCTTGGGTTATTTTCCCTAAACAGCCCCTTGAGACGGCGTACCTTTCAATAACCAACTTGCAACTCTCATCCTAGGATTTAATATTTGTACATTATACATAAGTATGGTTCTACCTTTTCATTGAACAAAAAGTTTCTTCATGTACTAAATATGAGTTGAAAGAAGCAAGCAATATGTTGGGGAAGGAGAGATATGGAGGTGATGGTCAAAGCACAAAATTTCAAGACAAACCTTTCCCTAGTCCATTTAACACtaagtagaataattaattaCCATATAATCTGAAATAATCAGCAGCCAAAACAGATACAAATGAACCACACAATCACCACGGGAACACCAaatttacgtggaaaaccctTCAGTGTGAATGGAAAAACCACGGGATGGAAGTCCACTTCCAATCTACCACTATATTAAATGGTAGGTTACAGTAGGTCACTAGGTCTTCTCTAGTTAAAACTAGAGGTATACATAAACTAAATTCATCTAGAACAAGAAATTCTTGGCATACAAAGTATCATGAATCATTACCAATAAAAGGTGGAATCAAATTTCAAGGAAAATGGAGAGGTCTCACCAAAAACAGAGGCTGCTGTCTGAGCGATGAAAACCAATGCAAATGACCTTCGAAAGACTATCAAACCAATCAGATTGAAGAAAGACAAGTCACACATGTGGTATATCACAAATCACCATCTGATCGTAATGATCAATCTGACTATGCAGACACCTCTAAACCCTGACTTTCATCTTGTTTTCTTCTCTCCTTTTTATCCCTTCTTTCTCCCTTTATGACTCTCACCATAATGCATGAAATTTTGTGACTCTTAGCCATAATTCTCTTTAATTTGCTACCTTTAATTTCTCCAAAGATGATCAATCATCTTCCAATCAAAGCACAATTGATTACTTAATGAATCATTCGATAACAGCGAAGTGGGTTAATTCAAACCATAAAAAATCTTCTTCTTCGACTTAGGCATGGATTCTACTTGAGCATTGACCAAGACATCTAAGTGGACCAATAACAAATGCTGGCCATCCTCCACataggagggaaacccaacacaATATTGAAGAAAGAATTCATTTGACAGACAATTGGCTATTTATGGTTTAGTATAGCATTTTGATTTCACGCTAGAACTCCACATTCCAACCTAGGTTTGATTACATGCAGTTGTTTGGTGTGATGGTGGGTTGATCACTTTCCTCTTATTCATTTCTTATTTCCATATATATTCATTAAaggctcaattttttttaatgatttttctgGGGAAACAAAATccctatagaaaaaaaaaaaaaaaaaaaagcagcccGGTGCACAATGCTCCCGTGTATGTGGGCTCCGGGaaaggggtggaccacaatgggtctatagtacgcagccttaccttgcacaAAATCCCTATAGAAGTgaagtattatttatttatttatttatttggtagAATCTGCCCTCTTTTGTGTCTCAACTTTTAAAATGATGTTTGCTAAAAGGTTTCCTTTGTCCTCTCTGTCATttgtttcttttccttcttttacccGCCCGTTCTTTGACACCGcctttttctctttcctttcgCCCGTTCCTTTTGATCCGGGAGCAAGTCTCAATGCAtttcttcttttcccttttttgggctcttttttcttcttggtctcttccctttttttcttcttttctcctcTTTATATCTTTCCCCTTTCTCCCTCTTGTTTCTCTCCGTTTAGGTcccctttttttttcccttccgTTCTAAcgccttttttcttttcttgggcGACCCTCTGTCTTTTCTCTCTTTGCTTCGTTCGTTTTTTTTTCGTCCTTTTCTTTTATCCTTCCTATTTTGTTCCTCTCTATCCCGCCTTATTTGGCCCTTTCCTACGTTCTTCTCTCTGTTCTGTTCTACgctcctttcttttctcttttcccttttcctttctttAGCCGTTCCCTTTTGCCAGCTTTATcgtccttttctttcctttttctcttttttttctcttattaCCCTTCCTCTTTCCCCCGTTTCTCCTTGTTCCCATTCTCCTTTCTTTTCGTTTTGTCTTGTTTCtcttttttccttcctttttgaCTTCCCAGCAATAAAGCAACCCGTGCCTGTCTTGGAAgttgttatttttgaaaattagttTCCCTTTAGGTATATTGTgataaaaatcataatattgaCAACCACATattataaaaagaagaaaataaaataaaagatggAAAATCTAGAAGATTAAAGAATGGAAAAAGATGTCCGAAGTTTAAAAAATTACTTTACGCTATCAAGTTTCTCATCGACTGCAATCATTTATGAATCTTAATTAAACATCATAATGGTGGATCCAAATCCTGACCAGATATATAAGTATTAATTATGATAGCTAGGCAAGTTAGGGGAATGTGAATTGAAATACCCATTATCAGACCCAACTAAGGACAAGGTGaattgaaggttttttttttttttttcccataaatTTTCATAAGAgcaaaaattttgttttgtttgtgcTTTTAATGCTCAAGGTGATATGTGATTATGCTTGTCTTTATGTTTGGTTTGAGCATCATGAAGAATGGAATTGGGTAAAGGTCTTCAGGTATGTCATTTCCCTCACTTGGCTCAATAGTTTGATGGTTTGCTATGGCTGGAGCAATGTTTTGTAAGGGGAGGAATAATGGAAGGCATTTTAACCCTACTAATGAGGCAAGTCATAAGCCTCAAGGCATTAAGGCATTGGCcttttgagaaatttattttttacgtACAAATATATAAGTAAACTACATGCATgctgaagaaataaaagaaaattaggaaaattaaaatttgaaccTATAAATATGAATGTGATCTGTGGAATGTTTCTTGGTCATTCTAAGCATACGCATTTAAATTCATTTGAGTAAACTATGCTAAGAAATGATCATGACATTACAAAGCCCGAGTTCTGTTCATGATCCAAGCAATTCCCAGTTCAGTCAATTGCTTTGGAAAGGTTTAGGTTCAAGAGCTTTGGAGAGTCACTCAGATTGAAGCACTCCTGAATCCTCTCATATATGCATCTGTTTAATTTTGCTGCCCTAGTTTGCTGACCGAATCCAACTTAAGTTCACGAACCTGAAATGCATAAATCTCAACCTAAAAACACAAAAGGCAGATCATTTGCATAAATACATAAATGTTAATGTACTATGCATTTACCTCTTGGGAATTCGGTTTTTTAGACTGTGCCTGGGGCATTTTAGCCACACCTCATCTCAAGGCAAGCCTTGATTGCTCATTTTAAAACTTTGGGTTGGAAAAATTATGGAAATGCTATGTAATTAAATTAacttatattttttagaaaacttATTAATGTTAGGTAATGAAAATTCTGAGTTTTGTTTTTGTGAGTTCCTTTTTTCCACTGGGGAGGGAGTAGCTATTAGCAAATTTTAACTCAAGACTGTAAAGTTTTATAGTTTTGAGAAAATTTTGCTAATGCTTTGATGATCGTCGTGAATTTCATCAAGAGTCTGCTATTATGTCTCATAGATAAAAGTCATAAAGAAAGCATCCTTTTTCAGAAAGTGTTGCATACATGGCATATAAATTATAAACGTGATTCTTTCATGTTATAAATTTCTGGTAGAACTTAAAATATATTCATTTGTCTTAGGAAAATTCCAGATAAGCACCCTGGATTTTCTTTGACAATTATACTGACACATCCTCATGTTCTGCAAATAGTGTCGACTTTGGTCTCCTTTGTAATTGGGTAGTCTTTGTTGCATTGGCTCAAGTTCCATTGTTGAATCTAACACAAGCATATATCGTTACATGGACATAAAAGAAGTCAAATTGGAGGACATTTAATCATAGGACATGAGTTAAAATCAAGTCATGTGACTGCCCCTTGGTTATAACACTCAATGTCACAATTATACTACTGAATGATATGGTTGATTCTTTGTGAACtatgttgtttttgtttttctcgCTTTCTAGTTTAAACTGCTCAGACCTGGCAGGTTCATGCCTCGGTCGCCAAACCATACTATAAGATTTAGTTGACTTATTCTTCCTGTTGAAATACTCCTCCATTTGGATGGTATGTAAAGcttatccttttcttcttttcttgtttgtGGTCCTAGATATTTTAAGTTCaatgtttcttttttattttgatttgactTGGGCATCATTGGTTCAAGTAATGGAAACCACTTCTTTTCATCATTGAACTGactcttttatttttaatttgttgtTCTTTGTTTTGAGAAATAATTAGTGGTGATGGCAATAGAGTTTTGAAACACAGACTAGACTAGAATAGACAGTTTGACAGGGTCATACTGGAACTTGACACATTAGTGGTCTGGATAATACACACAGCTGGTAATAGTGCAAGCCTTTACCAGGGATTCCCACATGTATCCTTCCATGGGGAGCCAATTACAATGCAGATTGTTTGTCTTTCTTATTAGACAAATACATTCAATTTTATTTAGAATGGACC
This region includes:
- the LOC131149615 gene encoding probable protein phosphatase 2C 52; translation: MGACCSTSSRSSCSSRSNGETIAPACLGIGLHGRKRTKKTFSDHVNMLQHLPTIPNRIFTNGKSRTSCIFTQQGRKGINQDAMIVWEDFMSEDVTFCGVFDGHGPHGHLVARKVRDALPLKLLSFLHSCESKQNGSGTTCFKKNLKSDGGNVENVGSNEDRLDSLWREAFLKSYKAMDKELRSHPNLDCFCSGSTAVTIVKQGSNLFMGNIGDSRAILGSKDSSDSMMATQLTVDLKPDLPREAERIKRCKGRVFALQDEPEVPRVWLPFDDAPGLAMARAFGDFCLKEYGVISIPEFSHRTLTDRDQFIVLASDGVFGGCIEANEEKGFEDSNPQAKFQGLQSAAKDFPLRKKIWAAFRKGNLKLPQTSKKIGRLCKVGGSCLVFGWEKNNGGGGTREFRLLEGGPLLLISEKKKTPPRGQKIHSCLPAMEFQDDWFSRKKNSETIFSAGEANFSTWRDHSEEKLKTT